The Pygocentrus nattereri isolate fPygNat1 chromosome 4, fPygNat1.pri, whole genome shotgun sequence genome includes a window with the following:
- the ppp4r4 gene encoding serine/threonine-protein phosphatase 4 regulatory subunit 4 isoform X1, producing the protein MFVGKMTLSQSGLFGQIDDLQDLTFIERPIRRSLKTAEEIDKLTVDEDLNDIERAVYLLSSGQDVQRASVIVNLPNLVRQNPAETFRRVVPKVREVLHVAGADMQLAAAGSFLTILQDDIVLIQTHTHSILQIVLLNLDHRDTVVGSAWLETLLSAIDALPKETIRQEILSPLVSKAQLSQSVPARLASCRILGKVAAKFESSVVKKDLLPLVRSLCQDVEYEVRSCMCRQLENIARGIGLEHTKAVVLPELVELARDEGSTVRLAAFDTIINLLEMFDSDDRTRVIFPLVKTFCEKCFKADEAVLASLSFQYGKLCHGLSASFTDEQHLWFLEFYKKLCCLGLQHENGHCESQPYPLELENKYALVRRNCAYNFPAMVLFADPNHFLSELYRTFSSLCHDPEISVRRTAAEGFHEVVKLLGPNVHYVHKELITLLQDDSLEVLDALINHLQETLELATSRGEGAGPESKQVNVPDLVPALVAAEQKAASSLRWRVHEKLLQRYSCLPRVISGDQIYFRFLQRMFGIITTNNVLPVQREAARTLCVFLRYNRKQEQRQEIISKIMQELAQGRSYWNRLRFLDLCEIAIDLFSKSYFCKHFLIQALELVNDPVANVRYKLCHMLPRLRSTIRLPADKHLLQQLEFCVRKLLCREKDKDVVATVRKTVLELDKMDITEPISEHFSLLQYHKRHERDLLDQKKEKEETLLLEMELLERQQSEAKLVGEKHTEKKRRDSKAGLSGSKGMSGSTSGATLSTSAGKEMRRAKLARSRSLSSHPSTPKLANSDKTLKVKESGSCPGSGKSSIIPMNDDALRSHHFNVASSSSSLSPTPSTSSMPVLIRSNTSSSVDHRSNGSKDTQSRKLTIQRKSNSFGMQSGRE; encoded by the exons CTCTGGTCAGGATGTCCAGCGAGCTAGTGTGATTGTCAACTTGCCAAACCTGGTGCGTCAGAACCCAGCAGAGACGTTCCGGAGGGTGGTGCCAAAAGTCAGG GAGGTGCTGCACGTAGCTGGGGCGGACATGCAGCTCGCCGCAGCAGGCTCTTTCTTGACCATTCTCCAGGACGACATAGTCCTCATCCAGACCCACACCCACTCAATCCTGCAGATAGTTCTCCTCAACCTAGACCACAGGGACACAG TGGTCGGCAGTGCTTGGCTAGAGACCTTGCTTTCAGCTATTGATGCTTTACCAAAAGAAACCATCAGACAGGAG attctgagcCCCTTGGTATCTAAAGCTCAGCTCTCACAGTCTGTACCGGCCCGTCTAGCCAGCTGTCGCATCTTAGGCAAGGTTGCTGCCAAGTTTGAGTCATCAGT AGTGAAGAAGGACCTGCTGCCTCTGGTCAGGTCGTTGTGTCAGGATGTGGAGTACGAGGTGCGCTCCTGCATGTGTCGCCAGCTGGAGAACATCGCCAGGGGAATtgg GCTGGAACATACGAAGGCTGTAGTGCTGCCAGAGTTGGTGGAGCTGGCTAGAGATGAGGGCAGCACTGTGAGACTGGCGGCTTTTGACACCATTATCAACCTGTTAGAGATGTTTGACAGTG ATGACAGGACACGTGTTATATTTCCCCTGGTGAAGACATTCTGTGAGAAATGCTTTAAAGCTGATGAGGCAGTGCTGGCCTCCCTGTCCTTCCAGTATGGCAAGCTGTGTCACGGCCTCTCGG CATCTTTCACAGATGAGCAGCATCTCTGGTTTCTGGAGTTCTATAAGAAGCTGTGCTGTCTGGGACTGCAGCATGAGAACGGCCACTGCGAGAGCCAGCCCTACCccctggagctggagaacaagtATGCCCTGGTGCGCAGGAATTGCGCTTACAACTTCCCT GCCATGGTGTTATTTGCTGACCCAAACCACTTTCTGTCTGAGTTGTACCGGACCTTCTCGAGTCTTTGTCACGACCCTGAAATATCAGTCCGGCGGACGGCTGCTGAGGGGTTTCATGAG GTGGTTAAACTGCTGGGTCCAAATGTGCACTATGTACACAAAGAGCTGATCACCTTGCTGCAGGATGATTCATTAGAG GTATTGGATGCGCTGATCAATCACCTTCAGGAAACTTTGGAGCTGGCAACTTCTAGGGGGGAAGGTGCAGGGCCTGAGAGTAAG CAGGTGAATGTGCCTGATCTGGTTCCTGCCCTGGTGGCAGCCGAGCAGAAGGCTGCATCCTCACTACGCTGGAGGGTTCATGAGAAACTTCTGCAACGCTATTCCTGCCTGCCCAGGGTCATCTCAGGAGACCAAATCTACTTCCGTTTCCTGCAGAGAATGTTTGGCATCATCACAACAAAT AATGTTCTGCCAGTCCAAAGAGAAGCTGCTCGGacgttgtgtgtgtttttgcgtTACAATCGCAAACAGGAGCAACGGCAGGAGATCATCAGCAAAATAATGCAGG AACTTGCTCAAGGCAGAAGCTACTGGAACAGGTTGCGGTTTCTGGACTTGTGTGAGATTGCCATAGATCTCTTCTCCAAATCCTACTTCTGCAAACACTTTCTTATTCAGGCGCTTGAGCTCGTCAATGACCCTGTGGCCAATGTCAG GTATAAGCTGTGCCACATGCTGCCCAGGCTAAGGTCCACCATCAGGTTGCCTGCGGACAAACAtctgcttcagcagctggagttCTGTGTCAGGAAACTGCTCTGCCgtgaaaaagacaaagatgtAGTGGCCACAGTGCGCAAG aCAGTCTTGGAGCTGGACAAAATGGACATAACAGAACCG ATCTCAGAGCACTTTTCACTCCTGCAGTATCATAAAAGGCATGAAAGAGACTTGCTAGACcaaaagaaggagaaggaggaaaCTTTACTACTTGAAATG GAACTGCTAGAACGGCAGCAGAGTGAAGCCAAATTGGTTGGAGAAAAGCACACTGAAAAGAAGC GAAGAGACAGCAAAGCGGGACTTTCTGGTAGCAAAGGCATGTCAGGGTCTACATCTGGGGCCACCCTATCCACATCTGCTG GTAAGGAAATGCGAAGAGCCAAACTGGCTCGCAGTCGTTCCCTCAGTAGCCATCCCAGCACTCCTAAATTGGCAAACTCTGACAAAACACT aaaagtgAAGGAATCAGGAAGTTGTCCTGGATCAGGGAAGAGCTCCATAATACCAATGAATG ATGATGCCCTACGATCCCATCATTTCAACGTGGCCTCCTCATCCTCTTCATTGTCTCCAACTCCCTCTACCTCCTCCATGCCTGTCTTGATCCGCAGCAACACAAGCAGCTCTGTAGATCATCGGAGCAACGGCAGCAAAGACACACAGTCCAGAAAACTTACCAT